A genome region from Thalassococcus arenae includes the following:
- the ybgC gene encoding tol-pal system-associated acyl-CoA thioesterase, with protein sequence MTHIFPIRVYYEDTDMAGIVYHANYLKYIERARSDWVREMGLDQNAMRERDGIVFVVRRIEADYLAPAKYDDHLEVRTVTTAVTGVRLVMGQEVWRGGTLLFRAEVTAVCVTIDGHPARLPAVIRKPVH encoded by the coding sequence ATGACCCATATTTTTCCGATCCGCGTCTACTACGAAGACACCGACATGGCGGGCATCGTCTACCACGCCAACTATCTGAAATATATCGAACGCGCGCGGTCGGACTGGGTCCGCGAAATGGGCCTGGACCAGAACGCCATGCGCGAACGCGACGGCATCGTCTTTGTCGTGCGCCGGATCGAGGCCGACTATCTGGCCCCCGCGAAATACGACGACCACCTTGAGGTGCGCACCGTGACCACCGCCGTGACGGGGGTCCGGCTGGTCATGGGGCAGGAAGTCTGGCGCGGTGGCACGCTGCTGTTCCGGGCCGAGGTCACGGCTGTTTGCGTCACCATCGATGGCCATCCCGCACGCCTGCCGGCGGTGATCCGCAAGCCGGTTCACTGA
- a CDS encoding HNH endonuclease: protein MVSTRAEPLSDFDEIPLCPLCRRPIPAHARQSLHHLIPRLKGGKGGPVVLMHQICHNEIHATFTEAELAREYHTVEALRAHPRMAAFIRWVARRPPDFHSRSAGGRRKR, encoded by the coding sequence ATGGTCAGCACAAGGGCCGAACCCCTGAGTGATTTCGATGAAATACCGCTCTGTCCGCTTTGCCGCCGCCCGATCCCGGCCCATGCCCGGCAAAGCCTGCATCACCTGATCCCGCGGTTGAAGGGCGGCAAGGGCGGACCCGTCGTGCTGATGCACCAGATCTGCCACAACGAGATCCATGCGACCTTCACCGAGGCCGAGCTTGCGCGTGAGTATCACACGGTCGAGGCCCTGCGCGCCCATCCCCGCATGGCCGCCTTCATCCGCTGGGTCGCCCGCCGACCACCGGATTTCCACAGCCGCAGCGCCGGAGGGCGGCGCAAGCGGTGA
- a CDS encoding mechanosensitive ion channel family protein: MNWDLSAQPEIVQRLAGYATQGWDVAKTWVLSPAAWSQFGLLVLAFLLAWLITRRLRPYLTRVLTPAPDARGFMPMLRRFALIFLPLLLPLIAFALTAVGEQVTRSIFGSGAVIAFGKRVILFVAARSLVREIIEDPLLKVLGRFILLPVMALYVLGFLDTTIDTLNKTFINLGNISFSVMSLVRFVIAGSILFWLGRWSNDQTGNYIEKQEEIRPATRQLAVKAAELAIFGVCFLLLMNIAGIPLSTLAVLSGAIGVGLGFGLQKIASNYISGVILLLEGQATVGDFVELDNGMAGTIVKTTARAMILETFDGRWIVVPNEDFITTRVINYSDQGSSNRFEVEFSVSYTTDINTIPDIVAAAVRKHPAVLDKPEPPDVELRGFGDSGIDFGVEFWVNGLDDGKNKYTSEVRFLIWNALRDNGIEIPYPRRIIEMHEPGTT, encoded by the coding sequence ATGAACTGGGATCTGTCGGCCCAGCCGGAAATCGTCCAGCGCCTCGCGGGCTATGCGACCCAGGGCTGGGACGTGGCCAAGACGTGGGTGCTGTCGCCCGCTGCCTGGTCGCAGTTCGGTCTGCTGGTACTGGCCTTTCTGCTGGCCTGGCTGATAACCCGCCGCCTTCGGCCCTACCTGACCCGCGTGCTGACCCCTGCGCCGGATGCGCGTGGCTTCATGCCGATGCTGCGCCGGTTCGCCCTGATCTTCCTGCCCCTGCTGCTGCCGCTGATCGCCTTCGCGCTGACCGCCGTCGGCGAACAGGTGACGCGGTCGATCTTCGGCTCGGGGGCGGTGATCGCCTTCGGGAAACGGGTGATCCTGTTCGTTGCCGCCCGCAGCCTCGTGCGCGAGATCATCGAGGACCCGCTGCTCAAGGTGCTGGGCCGGTTCATCCTGTTGCCGGTCATGGCGCTGTATGTGCTGGGTTTTCTCGACACCACGATCGACACGCTGAACAAGACCTTCATCAATCTCGGCAACATCTCGTTCTCGGTCATGTCGCTGGTGCGGTTCGTGATCGCCGGGTCGATCCTGTTCTGGCTGGGGCGCTGGTCGAACGACCAGACCGGCAACTACATCGAGAAGCAGGAGGAAATCCGCCCTGCCACGCGGCAACTGGCGGTCAAGGCGGCGGAACTGGCGATCTTCGGCGTCTGCTTCCTGCTGCTGATGAACATCGCGGGCATCCCGCTCAGCACGCTGGCGGTGCTGTCGGGTGCCATCGGCGTGGGCCTGGGCTTCGGCTTGCAGAAGATCGCGTCGAACTACATCTCGGGCGTCATCCTGCTGCTGGAGGGGCAGGCGACGGTGGGCGATTTCGTCGAGTTGGACAACGGCATGGCGGGCACCATCGTCAAGACGACCGCGCGGGCGATGATCCTGGAAACCTTCGACGGGCGCTGGATCGTGGTGCCGAACGAGGATTTCATCACCACCCGGGTCATCAACTATTCCGACCAGGGCTCGTCCAACCGCTTCGAGGTCGAGTTCTCGGTCAGCTACACCACCGACATCAACACGATACCCGACATCGTCGCGGCAGCGGTGCGCAAGCACCCGGCGGTGCTGGACAAACCCGAACCACCCGACGTGGAATTGCGCGGATTCGGCGACAGCGGGATCGACTTCGGGGTCGAGTTCTGGGTGAACGGCCTGGATGACGGCAAGAACAAGTACACCTCCGAAGTGCGGTTCCTGATCTGGAACGCCCTGCGCGACAACGGCATCGAGATTCCCTATCCGCGCCGCATCATCGAAATGCACGAGCCCGGCACGACATGA
- a CDS encoding TIGR03862 family flavoprotein, whose translation MSFALVVGGGPAGLMAAEALLTRGVPVVLAEAKPSVGRKFLMAGKSGLNLTKIEPAERFHAAYGSSAEALRPMLDAFGPEQVKAWTEALGQKTFAGSTGRLFPTAMKASPLLRAWLARLDAAGLDRRTRWRWTGWDGDATTFDTADGAMSLTPAVTVLALGGASWARLGSDGLWAGILSGSGVGLAPFQPSNAGLRVSWSGHMHPHFGTPLKAIALRAGPLASRGEAMLSARGLEGGGLYPLTPALRDGAALEIDLLPDLSLDEVARRLSRPQGKQSLTAHLRKTLKLTPPALALLQECARPLPRDPAALAGVIKALAVPHEGPRPMDEAISTAGGVPFAELDAGLMLRRKPGVFCGGEMLDWEAPTGGYLLTACMATGSWAGRHAADHFHRKTSRSPEP comes from the coding sequence ATGAGTTTCGCGCTGGTCGTGGGCGGCGGCCCCGCCGGGCTGATGGCGGCCGAAGCGTTGTTGACGCGCGGAGTGCCGGTGGTGCTGGCCGAGGCCAAACCGTCGGTCGGCCGCAAGTTCCTGATGGCGGGCAAATCGGGGCTGAACCTGACCAAGATCGAACCGGCCGAGCGGTTTCACGCCGCCTATGGCTCCTCCGCCGAAGCGTTGCGTCCGATGCTGGACGCGTTCGGCCCGGAACAGGTCAAGGCCTGGACCGAGGCGTTGGGCCAGAAGACCTTTGCCGGCTCGACCGGGCGGCTGTTCCCGACCGCGATGAAGGCGTCGCCGCTGCTGCGGGCGTGGCTGGCGCGGTTGGACGCCGCCGGGCTGGATCGCAGGACGCGCTGGCGCTGGACCGGCTGGGACGGCGACGCCACGACCTTCGACACCGCCGACGGCGCCATGTCGCTGACCCCTGCGGTCACCGTTCTGGCACTTGGCGGGGCCAGCTGGGCGCGGCTTGGCTCGGACGGTCTGTGGGCCGGCATCCTGTCTGGCTCGGGCGTCGGTCTGGCACCGTTCCAGCCATCCAATGCCGGTCTGCGCGTGTCGTGGTCGGGGCATATGCATCCGCATTTCGGCACCCCGCTCAAGGCCATCGCACTGCGCGCCGGACCGCTTGCCAGCCGTGGCGAGGCGATGCTGTCGGCGCGCGGGCTGGAAGGCGGCGGGCTCTATCCCCTCACTCCTGCGTTGCGCGATGGCGCAGCGCTGGAAATCGACCTGCTTCCCGATCTGAGCCTCGACGAAGTCGCCCGCCGCCTGTCGAGGCCGCAAGGCAAGCAAAGCCTGACGGCGCATCTGCGCAAGACGCTGAAACTGACGCCGCCGGCGCTGGCGTTGTTGCAGGAATGCGCCCGCCCCCTGCCCCGCGACCCGGCCGCGTTGGCCGGCGTGATCAAGGCCCTTGCCGTGCCGCATGAAGGACCGCGCCCGATGGACGAGGCGATTTCGACCGCGGGTGGCGTGCCATTTGCCGAACTTGATGCGGGCCTGATGCTGCGGCGGAAACCGGGCGTGTTCTGCGGCGGCGAGATGCTGGATTGGGAGGCCCCGACGGGCGGCTATCTGCTGACGGCCTGCATGGCCACGGGATCATGGGCCGGGCGGCACGCCGCCGATCATTTCCATCGGAAGACCAGCCGGTCGCCGGAACCCTGA
- a CDS encoding OmpA family protein, giving the protein MRDFLAILVIVAAVVGFGVFTVPSDEPLINAGIRAEAARIAAASEHPLSVAVADRIVTVEGSVESADDMARLVQALSGIDGVAQVENRLALLDAVRPFVVEAIKDGSAVAVTGFASGVDLAEELGRALRADVSLPVASGAPDAAWGSVALRGAQALAQMIDGRMRLRDRVLEIEGRVLLPGTAAALRAGFELLPEHYFVRLSIQAVDDGRPYSLLISRDRRMGQRVTGKVPPDFDLAVLAPLGPLHGVAIDHAPLPLIQPGFEDALALSLPVFAHLTEGQLALGPGTVSLVGGLADPAIAAQAEALHGTLPPGFSLNLSLVPPDPGPDLALRLDRVADGVVATGHVPSDFDLAALAAAIGLPVDAAGVTRGPYPDLDGWSTTLLDRAPALGPLSEGVLILDAAGARLDGVAPNPDAAARVEAAMQGADVVLAVADDGAPPDFTVSYDAATGAQVEGKLMRGLSVAALAEALGVEPMRGAPRLAPGGDGDTALAALAAMRPYLAEVETLRLHATTSATVIAVTLTPRAPIDRLEPMMRRALPLGVALDAATAPPPPSGTRRQHAHLNVPQIFSDGYWLPDLGAVPEVEGCTAALATLPAIRFDTGSFVLEPGTMWPLASLAGLVRACTAFRGLVLEIEGQAASSSLPALNRQLSRRRAEAVADALVARGVDPAMIETTGAGDQGSGDRLVFRWK; this is encoded by the coding sequence ATGCGGGATTTCCTTGCCATCCTGGTCATCGTGGCCGCGGTGGTGGGGTTTGGCGTGTTCACCGTTCCCAGCGACGAGCCGTTGATCAATGCCGGCATCAGGGCCGAGGCCGCGCGCATCGCGGCGGCATCCGAACATCCGCTCTCGGTCGCGGTGGCCGACCGGATCGTCACCGTCGAAGGCAGCGTCGAGAGCGCCGACGACATGGCGCGCCTGGTTCAGGCGCTGTCCGGCATCGACGGCGTTGCACAGGTCGAAAACCGTCTTGCCCTTCTGGACGCCGTGCGCCCCTTCGTGGTCGAGGCGATCAAGGACGGGTCCGCGGTCGCGGTCACCGGCTTTGCAAGCGGTGTTGACCTGGCCGAAGAGTTGGGCCGCGCGTTGCGGGCCGACGTGTCGCTGCCGGTGGCCTCCGGTGCACCCGACGCCGCCTGGGGTAGCGTCGCGCTGCGCGGCGCGCAGGCATTGGCGCAGATGATAGACGGGCGGATGCGTTTGCGGGACCGGGTGCTCGAGATCGAAGGCAGGGTGCTGTTGCCGGGCACCGCAGCAGCGCTTCGGGCGGGGTTCGAATTGCTGCCCGAACACTATTTCGTGCGGCTTTCCATTCAGGCCGTGGATGACGGCCGCCCCTACAGCCTGCTCATCTCTCGCGACCGGCGCATGGGACAGCGGGTGACCGGCAAGGTGCCGCCGGATTTCGATCTGGCGGTCCTGGCGCCGCTGGGCCCGCTGCACGGTGTCGCGATCGACCATGCGCCGCTGCCGTTGATACAGCCGGGCTTCGAAGACGCGCTGGCCTTGTCTCTGCCGGTTTTCGCGCACCTCACCGAAGGTCAGCTGGCTTTGGGCCCGGGAACCGTTTCCCTGGTCGGCGGGCTGGCCGATCCGGCCATCGCCGCGCAGGCCGAGGCTTTGCATGGCACCTTGCCCCCGGGCTTTTCATTGAACCTTTCGCTGGTGCCACCCGATCCGGGGCCGGACCTGGCCTTGCGCCTTGACCGCGTTGCGGACGGTGTCGTCGCAACCGGACACGTGCCGTCCGATTTCGATCTGGCGGCCCTGGCGGCGGCGATCGGACTGCCGGTGGACGCCGCCGGTGTGACCCGGGGACCGTATCCGGATCTGGACGGTTGGAGCACGACCCTTCTGGACCGCGCCCCGGCGCTCGGGCCCCTGTCCGAAGGCGTCTTGATCCTTGACGCGGCCGGCGCGCGGCTGGACGGAGTGGCACCCAACCCCGACGCGGCGGCGCGCGTCGAGGCGGCGATGCAGGGGGCGGACGTGGTGCTGGCGGTGGCCGATGACGGCGCACCGCCGGATTTCACGGTGTCCTACGACGCGGCGACCGGCGCGCAGGTCGAGGGCAAGCTGATGCGCGGTCTGTCCGTCGCGGCACTGGCCGAAGCGCTCGGGGTGGAGCCGATGCGCGGTGCACCGCGCCTGGCGCCGGGCGGCGACGGCGATACCGCACTGGCCGCGCTTGCCGCGATGCGCCCGTACCTGGCCGAGGTCGAAACGCTTCGGCTGCATGCCACCACCTCCGCGACCGTGATCGCGGTGACGTTGACGCCCAGGGCGCCGATCGACCGGCTGGAACCGATGATGCGCCGCGCCTTGCCTCTCGGTGTCGCGCTGGACGCGGCCACCGCGCCGCCGCCGCCCTCGGGCACGCGGCGACAGCATGCTCACCTGAACGTGCCGCAGATCTTCTCCGACGGCTATTGGCTGCCAGATCTCGGCGCCGTGCCCGAGGTCGAGGGCTGTACGGCTGCGCTGGCCACCCTGCCGGCGATCCGGTTCGACACGGGCAGTTTCGTCTTGGAACCCGGCACGATGTGGCCGCTGGCTTCGCTGGCCGGCCTGGTCCGCGCCTGCACTGCGTTCCGCGGTCTGGTGCTGGAAATCGAGGGGCAGGCGGCGTCATCGTCGCTGCCCGCGCTGAACAGGCAGCTCAGCCGCCGCCGGGCCGAGGCGGTGGCCGATGCGCTGGTCGCGCGCGGTGTCGATCCGGCGATGATCGAAACGACGGGCGCAGGCGATCAGGGTTCCGGCGACCGGCTGGTCTTCCGATGGAAATGA